A single region of the Nocardioides aurantiacus genome encodes:
- a CDS encoding ubiquitin-like protein Pup: MAQEHKQPRRSHEEEEPVDAPAPAESATERKDKLDDDIDAILEDIDDVLETNAEDFVKSFIQKGGQ, from the coding sequence ATGGCGCAGGAGCACAAGCAGCCCCGCAGGTCCCACGAGGAGGAGGAGCCGGTCGACGCGCCGGCCCCCGCCGAGAGCGCCACCGAGCGCAAGGACAAGCTCGACGACGACATCGACGCGATCCTCGAGGACATCGACGACGTGCTGGAGACCAACGCCGAGGACTTCGTGAAGTCCTTCATCCAGAAGGGCGGTCAGTGA
- the prcB gene encoding proteasome subunit beta codes for MTDARLPDAFLTPGTSSFSDFLASVSPDLLPSRRVLPPGDAAALAPHGTTIVAATFPGGVVIAGDRRATMGNVIAQRDIEKVFPADEYSAVGIAGTAGLAVEMVRLFQTELEHYEKIEGTTLSMDGKANRLSALIRNNLGMAMQGLAVVPLFAGYDLSQEIGRIFSYDVTGGRYEETAFHSVGSGSVFARGALKKLYRDDLDQGGTVTAVVQALYDAADDDSATGGPDLFRRIFPIVSVITAEGHTRLGQDEVAAVADAVVASRMQRPDGPSAPLT; via the coding sequence ATGACTGACGCCCGACTGCCCGACGCGTTCCTCACGCCCGGCACCTCCTCCTTCAGCGACTTCCTGGCCTCGGTCTCCCCGGACCTGCTGCCCTCGCGGCGGGTGCTGCCCCCCGGCGACGCCGCCGCGCTCGCGCCGCACGGCACCACGATCGTCGCGGCGACCTTCCCCGGTGGCGTCGTCATCGCCGGCGACCGTCGCGCGACCATGGGCAACGTCATCGCCCAGCGCGACATCGAGAAGGTCTTCCCGGCCGACGAGTACTCCGCGGTCGGGATCGCCGGCACCGCGGGCCTCGCGGTCGAGATGGTGCGGCTGTTCCAGACCGAGCTCGAGCACTACGAGAAGATCGAGGGCACCACGCTCTCGATGGACGGCAAGGCCAACCGGCTCTCGGCGCTGATCCGCAACAACCTCGGCATGGCGATGCAGGGCCTGGCCGTCGTCCCGCTCTTCGCCGGCTACGACCTGAGCCAGGAGATCGGGCGGATCTTCTCCTACGACGTCACCGGCGGCCGCTACGAGGAGACCGCGTTCCACTCGGTCGGCTCCGGCTCGGTCTTCGCCCGCGGGGCGCTGAAGAAGCTCTACCGCGACGACCTCGACCAGGGCGGCACCGTCACCGCGGTCGTCCAGGCGCTGTACGACGCCGCCGACGACGACTCCGCGACCGGGGGGCCCGACCTGTTCCGCAGGATCTTCCCGATCGTCAGCGTCATCACCGCCGAGGGCCACACCCGGCTCGGCCAGGACGAGGTGGCGGCCGTGGCCGACGCGGTCGTGGCCAGCCGGATGCAGCGCCCCGACGGCCCGTCCGCCCCCCTGACCTAG
- the prcA gene encoding proteasome subunit alpha: protein MSMPFYVSPEQLMKDRADFARKGIARGRSVAVVRYTDGLLFVSENPSAALHKVSELYDRIAFAAVGRYNEFENLRIAGVRLADMRGYSYDRRDVTGRGLANAYAQTLGTIFSSGGEKPYEIEIFVAEVGDGAADDQVFRLTFDGQVVEEKDHAVMGGAADSVTSYLRERYRLGLSRDEALRLAVAALGHNDSADRTIPPEDLEVAVLDRTRTQERKFKRLLPAVLRDVLGQGPGDMPGDAPGATPGESPSGPEPTAPAAPARTDPSVSPGEEPPVAP from the coding sequence ATGAGCATGCCGTTCTACGTCTCGCCCGAGCAGCTGATGAAGGACCGGGCGGACTTCGCGCGCAAGGGCATCGCGCGCGGCCGCTCGGTCGCGGTGGTGCGCTACACCGACGGGCTGCTGTTCGTCTCCGAGAACCCCTCGGCGGCACTGCACAAGGTGAGCGAGCTCTACGACCGCATCGCCTTCGCCGCGGTCGGCCGCTACAACGAGTTCGAGAACCTCCGCATCGCCGGGGTCCGGCTGGCCGACATGCGCGGCTACTCCTACGACCGGCGCGACGTCACCGGCCGGGGCCTGGCCAACGCCTACGCCCAGACCCTGGGCACGATCTTCTCCTCGGGCGGCGAGAAGCCCTACGAGATCGAGATCTTCGTGGCCGAGGTCGGCGACGGGGCCGCCGACGACCAGGTCTTCCGGCTCACCTTCGACGGCCAGGTCGTGGAGGAGAAGGACCACGCCGTGATGGGCGGGGCGGCCGACTCGGTCACCTCCTACCTGCGCGAGCGCTACCGCCTCGGGCTGTCGCGCGACGAGGCGCTGCGCCTCGCCGTGGCGGCGCTGGGCCACAACGACAGCGCCGACCGCACCATCCCGCCCGAGGACCTCGAGGTCGCGGTCCTCGACCGCACCCGCACCCAGGAGCGGAAGTTCAAGCGGCTGCTGCCCGCGGTGCTGCGCGACGTGCTGGGGCAGGGGCCGGGGGACATGCCGGGGGACGCGCCGGGGGCCACGCCGGGCGAGTCGCCGAGCGGTCCCGAGCCCACCGCACCCGCCGCGCCCGCCCGCACCGACCCGTCGGTCTCGCCCGGCGAGGAACCGCCCGTCGCGCCCTGA
- the pafA gene encoding Pup--protein ligase — translation MDRRIFGIENEYGVTCTFKGQRRLSPDEVARYLFRKVVSWGRSSNVFLANGARLYLDVGSHPEYATPECDDIVDLVTHDKAGERVLEGLLVDAEQRLRDEGISGDVYLFKNNTDSAGNSYGCHENYLVSRHGEFSRLADVLIPFLVTRQILVGAGKVTQTPRGASYSVSQRAEHIWEGVSSATTRSRPIINTRDEPHADAERFRRLHVIVGDSNMSETTTLLKVASCDLVLRMIEEGVVMRDLTMENPIRAIREISHDMTGRRKVRLANGREASVLDIQGEYLARVRDFVDRRELRTPVIEQVLDLWERGLKAVDSGDLSLVDREIDWVIKWKLIERYRAAHGLPLGHPRVAQLDLAYHDIHRDRGLYYLLEKRGAVKRVTDDLAIFRAKSVPPQTTRARLRGSFIKKAQERRRDFTVDWVHLKLNDQAQRTVLCKDPFRAHDERVERLIEGM, via the coding sequence GTGGACCGGCGAATCTTCGGGATCGAGAACGAGTACGGCGTCACGTGCACGTTCAAGGGGCAGCGTCGCCTCTCGCCCGACGAGGTCGCCCGTTACCTGTTCCGCAAGGTGGTCAGCTGGGGCCGGTCGAGCAACGTCTTCCTGGCCAACGGGGCCCGGCTCTACCTCGACGTCGGCAGCCACCCGGAGTACGCCACGCCCGAGTGCGACGACATCGTCGACCTGGTGACCCACGACAAGGCCGGTGAGCGGGTCCTCGAGGGCCTGCTGGTCGACGCCGAGCAGCGGTTGCGCGACGAGGGCATCTCGGGCGACGTCTACCTGTTCAAGAACAACACCGACTCCGCCGGCAACTCCTACGGCTGCCACGAGAACTACCTGGTCAGCCGGCACGGTGAGTTCAGCCGCCTGGCCGACGTGCTGATCCCGTTCCTGGTGACGCGGCAGATCCTGGTCGGCGCCGGCAAGGTGACCCAGACGCCGCGGGGCGCGTCGTACTCCGTGAGCCAGCGGGCCGAGCACATCTGGGAGGGCGTCTCCAGCGCCACCACCCGCTCGCGCCCGATCATCAACACCCGTGACGAGCCCCACGCCGACGCCGAGCGGTTCCGGCGGCTCCACGTGATCGTGGGCGACTCCAACATGAGCGAGACCACGACGCTGCTCAAGGTGGCCTCCTGCGACCTGGTGCTGAGGATGATCGAGGAGGGCGTGGTGATGCGCGACCTCACCATGGAGAACCCCATCCGCGCGATCCGCGAGATCTCCCACGACATGACCGGCCGGCGCAAGGTCCGGCTGGCCAACGGCCGCGAGGCCAGCGTCCTGGACATCCAGGGGGAGTACCTCGCCCGGGTCCGCGACTTCGTCGACCGCCGCGAGCTGCGCACCCCGGTCATCGAGCAGGTCCTCGACCTGTGGGAGCGCGGCCTCAAGGCCGTCGACTCCGGTGACCTGTCGCTGGTCGACCGCGAGATCGACTGGGTCATCAAGTGGAAGCTGATCGAGCGCTACCGCGCGGCCCACGGGCTGCCGCTCGGCCACCCGCGGGTGGCCCAGCTCGACCTCGCCTACCACGACATCCACCGCGACCGCGGCCTCTACTACCTGCTGGAGAAGCGGGGTGCGGTCAAGCGCGTGACCGACGACCTCGCGATCTTCCGCGCCAAGTCGGTGCCGCCCCAGACCACCCGCGCCCGGCTGCGCGGGAGCTTCATCAAGAAGGCCCAGGAACGACGCCGTGACTTCACCGTCGACTGGGTGCACCTCAAGCTGAACGACCAGGCCCAGCGCACGGTGCTCTGCAAGGACCCCTTCCGGGCCCACGACGAGCGCGTCGAACGACTGATCGAGGGAATGTGA
- a CDS encoding FKBP-type peptidyl-prolyl cis-trans isomerase, whose product MTPARRAAALLCALTLTVSACGSSEQKEEEESTDLRSQVDVSGDFGKAPEVDFTAPLEVGESASWTTEKGDGDPIGQASTAVLQLTLLDGRTGKKAISTFDKGQTPLQVSLTEQFLPSLAEALVGARAGSRVVVASTPEDAYGAGGSPQIGIKGGDPVVMVADVLATDPTDVLDGPTGDEVEPPAGSPTLVERDGVPTGFEVPAKAKKPTEVQVVPLRAGTGDAVEDPDRVTVNYLGAVWKGEKPFDQSYDKDPTTFSIGLGAVITCWDEGLVGQKEGARVMLVCPPDTAYGNTAQGEDIPARSTLVFVIDVLGVG is encoded by the coding sequence GTGACCCCTGCACGACGAGCCGCAGCGCTGCTGTGCGCCCTGACCCTGACCGTGAGCGCCTGCGGGAGCTCGGAGCAGAAGGAGGAGGAGGAGTCGACCGACCTGCGGTCGCAGGTCGACGTCTCCGGCGACTTCGGGAAGGCACCCGAGGTCGACTTCACCGCTCCCTTGGAGGTCGGTGAGAGCGCCAGCTGGACCACCGAGAAGGGGGACGGCGACCCCATCGGCCAGGCCTCCACCGCCGTGCTCCAGCTGACGCTGCTCGACGGCCGCACCGGCAAGAAGGCCATCAGCACCTTCGACAAGGGCCAGACGCCGCTCCAGGTCAGCCTCACCGAGCAGTTCCTGCCCTCGCTGGCCGAGGCGCTGGTCGGCGCTCGCGCCGGCAGCCGCGTGGTGGTCGCCTCCACGCCCGAGGACGCCTACGGCGCCGGGGGCTCGCCGCAGATCGGCATCAAGGGCGGCGACCCGGTCGTGATGGTGGCCGACGTGCTCGCCACCGACCCCACCGACGTGCTCGACGGCCCCACGGGCGACGAGGTCGAGCCGCCCGCCGGCAGCCCGACGCTGGTCGAGCGCGACGGCGTGCCCACCGGCTTCGAGGTGCCCGCGAAGGCCAAGAAGCCCACCGAGGTGCAGGTCGTGCCGCTCCGCGCGGGCACCGGCGACGCGGTCGAGGACCCCGACCGGGTCACCGTGAACTACCTCGGCGCGGTCTGGAAGGGCGAGAAGCCCTTCGACCAGTCCTACGACAAGGACCCGACGACGTTCTCGATCGGTCTCGGCGCGGTCATCACGTGCTGGGACGAGGGCCTGGTGGGCCAGAAGGAGGGCGCCCGCGTGATGCTGGTCTGCCCGCCCGACACGGCGTACGGCAACACCGCGCAGGGCGAGGACATCCCCGCCCGCTCGACGCTGGTCTTCGTCATCGACGTGCTCGGCGTGGGCTGA
- a CDS encoding helix-turn-helix transcriptional regulator, which yields MVAEKAERLLNLVILLLVARNYTTKEQIRALMEPYRTSSNEAFDRMFERDKDELRALGIPLETGYVDKFFEDEQGYRIKRDAFELPAVDFTADEVAVLGLAARVWRHAGLAAATSDALVKLQAAGLRFDREQLEQVQPTLAAEEPAFEAMWRATSERVPVRFDHRRAGEQEVRTRHLQPWGVVTAQGRWYVVGQDVDRGEPRMFRLSRISSEVVAEGDPGSYTVPDGVDLRALSGALVRPQPEHRARVLARAGAAVGLRRRAEVTATGVTGPDGSLGWDQLEVPFGSTDDVAGELLGYADAVVVEEPAELRHLVRERLQGLAS from the coding sequence ATGGTGGCGGAGAAGGCCGAGCGGCTGCTCAACCTGGTGATCCTGCTGCTGGTGGCGCGCAACTACACCACCAAGGAGCAGATCCGGGCGCTCATGGAGCCCTACCGGACCAGCAGCAACGAGGCCTTCGACCGGATGTTCGAGCGCGACAAGGACGAGCTCCGCGCGCTGGGGATCCCGCTCGAGACCGGCTACGTCGACAAGTTCTTCGAGGACGAGCAGGGCTACCGCATCAAGCGCGACGCCTTCGAGCTGCCCGCCGTCGACTTCACCGCCGACGAGGTCGCGGTGCTGGGCCTGGCGGCCCGGGTCTGGCGCCACGCCGGCCTCGCGGCCGCGACCTCCGACGCCCTGGTCAAGCTCCAGGCCGCGGGGCTGCGCTTCGACCGCGAGCAGCTCGAGCAGGTGCAGCCCACCCTGGCCGCCGAGGAGCCGGCCTTCGAGGCGATGTGGCGGGCCACCTCCGAGCGCGTGCCGGTGCGCTTCGACCACCGCCGCGCCGGGGAGCAGGAGGTCCGGACACGCCACCTGCAGCCGTGGGGCGTCGTGACCGCCCAGGGGCGCTGGTACGTCGTGGGCCAGGACGTCGACCGGGGGGAGCCGCGGATGTTCCGGCTCAGCCGGATCTCCTCCGAGGTGGTCGCCGAGGGCGACCCCGGCAGCTACACCGTCCCCGACGGGGTCGACCTGCGCGCCCTGTCCGGCGCCCTGGTGCGCCCCCAGCCCGAGCACCGCGCGCGTGTCCTGGCCCGGGCGGGCGCCGCCGTCGGCCTGCGCCGCCGGGCCGAGGTCACCGCCACCGGGGTGACCGGCCCCGACGGGTCGCTCGGCTGGGACCAGCTCGAGGTGCCCTTCGGGTCCACCGACGACGTGGCCGGCGAGCTCCTCGGGTACGCCGACGCGGTCGTCGTCGAGGAGCCCGCCGAGCTGCGCCACCTGGTCCGTGAGCGGCTGCAGGGGCTGGCCTCGTGA
- a CDS encoding helix-turn-helix transcriptional regulator, translating into MSSARDQVSRLLALVPYLQRRDDVSLAEVASDFGVTAEQIRRDLRVLWMCGLPGLTPDKMIDVDMEAIEDDPEGVVRIDNADFLSRPVRLGSSEAAALIVALRALREGSPAASHDAVDRVLAKLEEATTVGATPPAVAVHLADDGRSATHARLLEEAIAGDRQARLGYYVPTRDETTDRLVDPIALLTRDGHDYLDAWCRTVDDRRLFRLDRVESVEVVDQPRGHRRLPPRDLSGSLFEPGPGDLEAVLHLERHARWVADYYPVDSVEELGEGRLAVRLRVNDPRWLVRLALRLGPAARVVEPAGLREEVRRTAASALSLYDA; encoded by the coding sequence GTGAGCAGCGCCCGTGACCAGGTCTCCCGGCTGCTGGCGCTGGTGCCCTACCTGCAGCGCCGCGACGACGTCTCGCTGGCCGAGGTGGCCTCCGACTTCGGGGTCACCGCCGAGCAGATCCGGCGCGACCTGCGGGTGCTGTGGATGTGCGGCCTGCCGGGGCTCACCCCCGACAAGATGATCGACGTCGACATGGAGGCGATCGAGGACGACCCCGAGGGGGTGGTCCGCATCGACAACGCCGACTTCCTCTCCCGCCCGGTCCGGCTGGGCAGCTCCGAGGCGGCCGCGCTGATCGTGGCGCTGCGGGCGCTGCGCGAGGGCAGCCCCGCCGCCTCCCACGACGCCGTCGACCGGGTGCTGGCCAAGCTCGAGGAAGCCACCACGGTGGGGGCCACCCCGCCGGCCGTGGCGGTGCACCTCGCGGACGACGGCCGCTCCGCCACGCACGCCAGGCTGCTGGAGGAGGCGATCGCCGGCGACCGGCAGGCCCGGCTGGGCTACTACGTGCCGACCCGCGACGAGACCACCGACCGGCTCGTCGACCCCATCGCCCTGCTGACCCGCGACGGTCACGACTACCTCGACGCGTGGTGCCGCACGGTCGACGACCGCCGGCTGTTCCGCCTCGACCGGGTCGAGTCGGTCGAGGTGGTGGACCAGCCGCGCGGGCACCGCCGGTTGCCCCCGCGCGACCTCTCGGGCAGCCTGTTCGAGCCCGGTCCCGGCGACCTGGAGGCGGTGCTGCACCTCGAGCGGCACGCCCGCTGGGTGGCCGACTACTACCCGGTCGACTCCGTCGAGGAGCTGGGGGAGGGACGGCTGGCCGTCCGGCTGCGGGTCAACGACCCGCGCTGGCTGGTGCGCCTGGCGCTGCGGCTCGGACCGGCCGCCCGGGTCGTGGAGCCCGCCGGGTTGCGCGAGGAGGTCCGTCGTACGGCGGCCTCGGCGCTGTCGCTCTACGACGCCTGA
- a CDS encoding twin-arginine translocase TatA/TatE family subunit, with translation MSAAVVTPMIAGLGPTELIIIVGIIVLLFGASKLPELARGSGRALRIFKAETKGLMDDDDKTDAQREIDARAAEADARRDADFDAQHPVRRTDDPGTPGSPR, from the coding sequence ATGAGTGCTGCTGTGGTGACCCCCATGATCGCCGGGCTCGGCCCGACCGAGCTGATCATCATCGTCGGGATCATCGTCCTGCTCTTCGGCGCCTCCAAGCTGCCGGAGCTCGCGCGCGGCAGCGGTCGTGCGCTGCGGATCTTCAAGGCCGAGACCAAGGGCCTGATGGACGACGACGACAAGACCGACGCCCAGCGCGAGATCGACGCCCGCGCCGCCGAGGCCGACGCGCGGCGCGACGCGGACTTCGACGCCCAGCACCCGGTGCGGCGCACCGACGACCCGGGCACCCCCGGGTCCCCCCGCTGA
- the tatC gene encoding twin-arginine translocase subunit TatC has protein sequence MSVVTGVLGLFSGKPRNPVGEGGRMALADHFRELRARIMRVALYLVLGTVVALFFYDTLFQLILDPYNQARELLGQETQTQAVISGVGTPLLLQLKICAVAGVVATSPLWLYEIWAFIVPGLHSQEKRWTRLFAVVAGPLFIAGVAMGYYVLPKGIATLIGFTPDGLTQLTDFGDFYSFITRMLLVFGIAFEIPLFVVLLNLAGVVSGRALGRHRPWIIVGTFVFAAVATPSTDPFSMLMLAIPMLLLLLVSEVIARLIDRRRGRFAHEEWDDDTASPL, from the coding sequence TTGTCCGTCGTCACCGGGGTCCTCGGCCTCTTCAGCGGCAAGCCCCGCAACCCCGTCGGGGAGGGCGGCCGGATGGCCCTCGCCGACCACTTCCGCGAGCTGCGCGCGCGGATCATGCGGGTCGCCCTCTACCTCGTCCTCGGCACGGTCGTCGCGCTGTTCTTCTACGACACGCTCTTCCAGCTGATCCTCGACCCCTACAACCAGGCCCGCGAGCTGCTGGGCCAGGAGACGCAGACGCAGGCCGTGATCAGCGGCGTCGGCACCCCGCTGCTGCTGCAGCTGAAGATCTGCGCCGTGGCGGGCGTGGTGGCCACCTCGCCGCTGTGGCTCTACGAGATCTGGGCCTTCATCGTCCCCGGCCTGCACTCGCAGGAGAAGCGCTGGACCCGGCTGTTCGCCGTGGTCGCGGGACCGCTGTTCATCGCGGGCGTGGCCATGGGCTACTACGTGCTGCCCAAGGGCATCGCCACGCTGATCGGGTTCACGCCCGACGGGCTGACCCAGCTGACCGACTTCGGCGACTTCTACAGCTTCATCACCCGGATGCTGCTGGTCTTCGGCATCGCCTTCGAGATCCCGCTGTTCGTGGTGCTGCTCAACCTGGCCGGCGTGGTCTCCGGTCGGGCGCTGGGGCGCCACCGGCCGTGGATCATCGTCGGCACCTTCGTCTTCGCCGCCGTCGCGACACCGTCCACCGACCCCTTCTCGATGCTGATGCTCGCCATCCCGATGCTGCTGCTGCTGCTCGTCTCGGAGGTGATCGCCCGCCTCATCGACCGACGTCGCGGCCGCTTCGCCCACGAGGAGTGGGACGACGACACCGCCTCGCCGCTGTAG
- a CDS encoding diacylglycerol kinase translates to MSRRIALLINPSSGRGQGMRIAAEAVPRLRDAGHEVEDLRGRDADEARDLVHDCVERGIDTVAVVGGDGMVHVAIQALAGSGTRLGLLPAGTGNDVARYLDVPRGDTAAAVDVVIGGRERTIDLARAGATYFLTVLAAGFDAVVNERANRMRRPRGQMRYNLATLAELRTLRPIDYVLELDGEEQRLAATVVAVGNGPSFGGGLRITEGAELDDGLLDVVVIEPLSRRELVRTYPKLFRGTHVHHPGYHHHRVRSVTVAAAGITAYADGERIGPLPLTVDVVPAALRVLVGR, encoded by the coding sequence GTGTCCCGCCGCATCGCCCTGCTCATCAACCCGAGCTCCGGACGCGGCCAGGGGATGCGGATCGCCGCCGAGGCCGTGCCCCGGCTGCGCGACGCGGGCCACGAGGTCGAGGACCTGCGCGGACGCGACGCCGACGAGGCCCGCGACCTCGTCCACGACTGCGTCGAGCGCGGGATCGACACCGTCGCGGTGGTGGGTGGGGACGGCATGGTCCACGTCGCGATCCAGGCCCTGGCGGGGTCGGGGACGCGGCTCGGGCTGCTCCCGGCGGGCACCGGCAACGACGTCGCCCGCTACCTCGACGTGCCCCGTGGTGACACCGCCGCCGCCGTCGACGTCGTGATCGGCGGCCGCGAGCGCACCATCGACCTGGCGCGGGCGGGAGCGACGTACTTCCTGACGGTGCTGGCCGCGGGCTTCGACGCCGTGGTCAACGAGCGCGCCAACCGGATGCGGCGGCCCCGCGGCCAGATGCGCTACAACCTCGCCACCCTGGCCGAGCTGCGGACGCTGCGCCCGATCGACTACGTGCTCGAGCTCGACGGCGAGGAGCAACGGCTCGCCGCCACCGTGGTGGCGGTCGGCAACGGACCGTCCTTCGGCGGCGGGCTGCGGATCACCGAGGGTGCCGAGCTCGACGACGGCCTGCTCGACGTCGTGGTCATCGAGCCGCTGAGCCGGCGCGAGCTGGTGCGGACCTACCCGAAGCTGTTCCGGGGCACCCACGTGCACCACCCGGGCTACCACCACCACCGGGTGCGCTCGGTGACGGTCGCGGCGGCCGGCATCACGGCGTACGCCGACGGCGAGCGGATCGGTCCGCTCCCGCTGACCGTGGACGTGGTCCCGGCGGCGTTGCGGGTACTGGTGGGCCGATGA